TCTTCTCCGAAGCTCTCGAAGACACGACCGCCCTGCGGAACTCGCGCAATATTGACATCAGGCGCTTCAAAGAGCTGGCTGCCGGTCGAGCGGGTCTCTTCGCCTTCGAGCTTGCCATAGGCGAAGGCAAGCGAGGGGTCCCACGTGGCCGCGAGCGCGATCGGAGCCGGCATTGCTGTAGCCGGCTTCTGTGGGCCTGCGCCACCTGGGCCTACGCCTGCAGGGCCGTTGGTCATGTGGAATGCGGGAATGCCGAGACGTGGAAGACCTGGAATTACGCGGAAGTTTTGGGGATCCCGAATACCGTGGAGCTGGGCGATCTTCTCATCCAGCGTCATCTTGGCGACGAGCGAGCGGGCTCTGGCCACGGCTTGCGTATGCGTGAGAGCCGCTTGCTGGGCCGGAAGTGCTGTATCCAAGCCAAGGGCAATAAAAATCACAGTGATGCCGTGCAGCATAACGCCGCGCAGCACAGAACCGAGCCTATTTGTTAAGTTCATCTTGTCTCCAGCGGGATTGAAATTTGATTAGAAGCGAACCACAAAAGCGGAATATTGAATGAATGTGAGGCATAATTCATCTTTATAAAATTCAGATCAGATCGAACGAATGTACATGTGCTGAGCGCTCGTAGCTTTCATGTTCAAACTGCGTACTTATTCTATCCGCGAACTTGTGCACACCTTTATACGACTACCAGCCTTGTCATTGCAGGATTAGTTTCCAATTATGGTCGAGTGTTCCATATTTGACTGATCGCCGTGGCCTCATAGGGCTTCAGTGCACAGTCCACACACTTGCTTTCTACGATTTCGATGACAGTTGCATCTTTATGAGGCTGAACGAGCGTCTTTAGTGTCGTATCGCAGAAATACGCAGGCTGACAGCGTAATCATCGACAGTTTGCCTGCACAGCGTTTCTGGAAGAGCGATGCTCGTGCCCGCACCGTCACTCTTCCACTTGAGCTGGGTCTCACTCCCGAGCAGATGTATCGTCGCAGCTCGCGCTGGAACAATACCTTTCAACCTAAGCGTTCCAGGAGCTATCTCGCCTTCGTCGAGCAGATAGATCGCATAAAAAGTCCCATCCTTGCCACGGGTAAAGCACAGTTTGCCATCGCGGTATGGCGCGACAGGGCGCGTCGCATAGATCGCCTCACCGTTGATCTTTATCCAAGCTCCGATTTCAGCGAGTCGTGCAACAGCCGCGGTCGGCAGTTCGCCATTTGCATCAGGGCCGACATTGAGCAGATAGTTGCCGCCTTTAGCAACGATGTCTACAAGTATGTGAACAATCTGGCGCGCAGACTTATAGTGATCATTGGGCTTGTACGACCATGAATTGCCGAGAGTCATGCAGGTTTCCCAGGGATAGGCCAGCGGCGTCTTGGGTATCTGCTGCTCTGGCGTCCGGTAATTTTCGTAAGGACCACCAACGGCGCGGTCGACGATGATCAGGCCGGGTTGATTCCTGCGTGCAAGCGCAGCCAAACCTGGCATGTCGATATCTTGCGGCCATGGTACTTCGCCACTTCCGACGATCGCATCCGGATGGGTCTTTGAATTTACCCAGCCGCCGTCAAGCCAGAGAATATCAAGCGAGCCATATTCGGAAGTCAACTCTCCGATCTGTCGGTGTACGAATGCGGCGAAGTGTTGCCAGCGTTCAACATATTTACGCGTGTCGTAGTTGACATTCCGATCGGGAGTGGCCCATTCGGGTGCCCAATAGTCCGGGTTGTGCCAGTCAGGCTTTGAGAAATATGCTCCGATACCGAAAGATTGCTTGCGGAAAGCGGCAAAGACTTCATTGGCGATGTTTGCGCGGGGATTTGTGTGAAATGGAACGTCAGGCGCGGTGATGCGGTAGTCAGTCTGCCTGGTGTCGAACATTGAAAAGCCATCGTGGTGCTTGGTCGTGAATACAACGTATTTCGTGCCGGCATTTTTAGCGACGCCTGCCCAGACGTCGGGATCGAACCCGATCGGGTTGAACGTCGTTGGCAATGCCTCGTATTTTTTCTTGTAATCGACGTAGCTGATGCCCGCAGGACGCCTGATCCAGTCCTCAGAACAGATCGACCACGATTCCACTACACCCCACTGACTATATGGTCCCCAGTGCATCATGAAACCAAACTTCCAGTCCTGCCACTCATCAAGTTTGCGTAGAACAAGTGAATCAGCCTCGGGCACATATGGGTTACTGCTCTCAGCCGCTCCAACTGCCCCGACCGCCTTCACAACCGCCGATATCCCTACTAACTTACAGAATTCTCTCCGCTGCATTGCCATCCCTTCTTTAAGACTTTGCTAAGTTGGAGCCATGATGGATTGAGAGTGGCTTGAATCATCCCGTTATGACTATATATGCGAGGTCGATGATTATACCGAGGTGAGTGAGCGTGCGCCTCAGATGTCCATCCTGATGGTCCTGCGCGCCGTAATCATATTCCGTCGATAGCTGAACTTCTTCGCATTAGTAGGCATTGCTGTTGGCTGGAGGATAGGTCTCGCCAAACTTGTTTTTGTGATGATCCATCACATCGCCTGTGGTGTCGAGGTGAAATGTACCTAGTTGATTGTCCTGCGAGGTAATTTCGACGATATGGCTGAGCGCGTTGAGCCGATCTTTGTCCACGTCTTCGGCCCACAGGTCCATGCGATAGCTGCCTGGCGGGACGTTGTGAATGACGAGTGAGCCGTCGGGCGTGGATATTCCATAGTAGGGCGTGTTGAGCGTAATGATGACGGCGCCCATCTCGGGATGGATGTTGCAGAAGATATAGGAGACGCCTTGGCGGTCGAAGACGACGGTGCGATGCGTGTGCGCTTCGTAGAGGCCGAGGTCGAAACGTTTGCCGTTGAAGAGTGAGAAGACGTTGTGGAAGAACGGGTCGAGGTTGGGGAAGTCCACGCTGCTACCGGTGGGCACAACGAGCAGGTGCGGAGTGAATTTTTTGTCTTTTTGAATGAGGGTGTAGGTTTGCTTCGCGCGCGGCGCGGCGATGGGAGGATTTTTTCTTGTCGGCACCAGCCAGATGACGACATCGGCAGAGGATTTGCGGGGGTGTGAGTGCTCGGCACGGCGATCGAGTTGGATGTGCGCATAGACATCGACTGTCTGCGAGCATCCTGGCGCGGCAAGCAGTAAGAGCACCACTGCAATCGTGATCAGTCCGTGGCGTCGCTTTGTCTGGTTCGTCGTTGCAGTGTTCACTGAGGCTCTCTGCGGGCGATTAGAACTGGTATCCCGCTGTCAAGGTATAGATGTTTGCAATGTTTGGTGGACCAGTGTAGCGCCAGCTTTCGATATGCCGATACTCCGGCGAGAAGATGAGGTAAGTCTTTGGTCGAAAGATCAGGTTACTGCCTATGGTGCTGTTGCGCGCGTACAGCTGGAGCGGATTGGTTGAAGGCGGCAGGACGATGCCGTCAAAGTTGCTACTGAAGGCGTCGTCGAGGCCGAACATGGCGTTGGCCTCGATGGTGGAGCTGAACCTCAGCTTTAATTGGCTCCAACCGCCGGCAGCGTCGACACCTTTGGTGACAGTGAG
This is a stretch of genomic DNA from Edaphobacter acidisoli. It encodes these proteins:
- a CDS encoding alpha-L-fucosidase, whose amino-acid sequence is MQRREFCKLVGISAVVKAVGAVGAAESSNPYVPEADSLVLRKLDEWQDWKFGFMMHWGPYSQWGVVESWSICSEDWIRRPAGISYVDYKKKYEALPTTFNPIGFDPDVWAGVAKNAGTKYVVFTTKHHDGFSMFDTRQTDYRITAPDVPFHTNPRANIANEVFAAFRKQSFGIGAYFSKPDWHNPDYWAPEWATPDRNVNYDTRKYVERWQHFAAFVHRQIGELTSEYGSLDILWLDGGWVNSKTHPDAIVGSGEVPWPQDIDMPGLAALARRNQPGLIIVDRAVGGPYENYRTPEQQIPKTPLAYPWETCMTLGNSWSYKPNDHYKSARQIVHILVDIVAKGGNYLLNVGPDANGELPTAAVARLAEIGAWIKINGEAIYATRPVAPYRDGKLCFTRGKDGTFYAIYLLDEGEIAPGTLRLKGIVPARAATIHLLGSETQLKWKSDGAGTSIALPETLCRQTVDDYAVSLRISAIRH